A window from Deferribacterota bacterium encodes these proteins:
- a CDS encoding sigma-54 dependent transcriptional regulator, whose translation MKKILIVDDEASHRTMLKLHLEHEGYKTEEASNGLEALNLVKKHKFSVMLLDLKMDILDGLALLEIIRKQNIDLPVIVITAVGTIEKAVKATKLGAVDFITKPVDMNYLLELLKKIRPTKSINSEASKESFVFEGVFHHDSPMKDVVENLKLVAPTDAKILILGESGVGKEIVAKAIHKNSKRTNNPFIAVNCGAINENLIESELFGHVKGAFTGAINDRIGKFEEANGGTLFLDEIAELPLSSQVKLLRVLQEKTIEKIGSTKKIKVDVRIIAATNKDLKTLVEEGKFREDLFYRINVFPIIIPPLRDRKMDIPLLVDFFIKKYAKKYEKIILNTTNEFMDKLYKYNFPGNVRELENLIERAVIIARSEKLDIDLLPELKNSEDVTIDNLNINNKEIELIKTALRKAKGNKSKAANILGISRKSLYNKIKEYNINI comes from the coding sequence ATGAAAAAAATCCTAATAGTAGATGATGAAGCAAGTCACAGAACGATGTTGAAATTGCACCTTGAACATGAAGGATATAAAACTGAAGAAGCTTCTAATGGGCTTGAGGCCCTAAATCTAGTAAAAAAACACAAGTTTAGTGTTATGTTACTTGACCTAAAGATGGATATTCTTGATGGTCTAGCACTGCTAGAAATAATTAGAAAACAAAATATAGATCTACCAGTTATTGTTATAACAGCAGTGGGGACAATAGAAAAGGCAGTTAAAGCAACAAAACTTGGAGCAGTAGATTTCATTACAAAGCCAGTAGATATGAACTATCTTCTTGAATTACTAAAGAAAATTAGACCAACTAAATCTATTAACAGTGAAGCTAGCAAAGAGAGTTTTGTTTTTGAGGGCGTATTTCATCATGACAGTCCTATGAAGGATGTTGTAGAAAATCTAAAATTAGTTGCCCCCACTGATGCTAAGATACTAATCTTAGGGGAATCAGGTGTTGGCAAAGAGATAGTAGCAAAGGCAATACATAAAAATTCAAAAAGAACAAATAATCCTTTTATTGCGGTAAACTGTGGTGCAATAAATGAAAACTTAATTGAATCAGAACTCTTTGGACATGTAAAAGGTGCCTTTACAGGAGCAATTAACGATAGGATTGGAAAATTTGAAGAGGCAAATGGAGGCACCCTATTTTTAGACGAAATAGCGGAATTACCTTTATCATCTCAAGTAAAACTCCTTAGGGTACTCCAGGAAAAAACTATTGAAAAAATTGGCTCTACAAAAAAAATAAAGGTTGATGTGAGAATAATAGCAGCTACTAACAAAGATTTAAAAACACTAGTAGAAGAAGGCAAATTCAGGGAAGACCTTTTTTACAGAATAAATGTTTTCCCTATAATTATCCCACCTCTTAGAGATAGAAAGATGGACATTCCCTTGCTTGTTGATTTTTTTATAAAAAAGTATGCAAAAAAATATGAAAAAATCATTTTAAATACCACAAATGAATTTATGGATAAATTATATAAGTACAATTTTCCAGGCAATGTTAGGGAGTTAGAAAATCTAATTGAGAGAGCTGTTATTATTGCAAGAAGTGAAAAATTAGATATTGACTTGCTTCCAGAGTTAAAAAATTCAGAAGACGTTACAATTGATAATCTAAATATAAATAACAAAGAAATAGAGCTTATTAAAACTGCCCTTAGGAAAGCAAAGGGTAATAAAAGTAAAGCAGCTAACATATTGGGTATCTCTAGAAAAAGCTTATACAATAAAATCAAAGAATATAATATAAACATATAG